TGGTTAAGGAATTGAGTTATTAGATATAGAAGATGTTTGAAATTGATACGTTATTTACGTATGTCATATTTTGTTTGTGAATTTATCACTTATAATGATTTAACTATAGAAAATAAGGTAACCTAAACTCCCCCTAAATATACATGTCCGATGTTGCATACATGGGTCATAAGCCTGCCTTTTTGATAAACAATAAATACATTTTGCAGCCAATATTGATTCATTTTAACGTTATTTGGCAGGTCAGGCCCAAATCATATATCAATTTATGCAACCTTTTATTAAAATCTGGTGCCCTATTAATTTGGTGGCCAAAGCCCAAGCCTCAAAACGCTTGGGCTTGGGCTGGCCCTGTTTGTATCACAGCCCAAGACAATTGACATAGATATTTCAGTTATATATTTTAGACATCCCGAACCAAAATTACGATAACATCGTAATGGGATGTGACTGTTAAAGTTCTACATGCAGTTAGAAAAGGAAAGTTGTCCATCAAACATAATAAAAACATAAACCAGTGAATCCGAAAAAGTTCTCCGAAATGATATCTAACAAACTTCGAAGTAGACCTTATCACCTGCGACACTTTTTTCTCCCACCAGCTCAAACCTGATCACTTTGTCCTTAGTCATCCCCGCTTCGTCCAGGATATGCTGCCAGTCCGCATACATTATGACATGGTTTTCATCATCTACTCTTCTTGGATCTGTCCTTACACGTAGCGGTACCAGAAACTTGACATGGCCAAATGACAGCATAGCATTACAGTAGCTATTGATTTGGTGATCTCGAACAAAGTTCTTCGGTATCGTCTGTAAAAATAAATTGTTGGTTTTGTTATTCAATCTCCATCATTATAATGAAAATAAAGTATATTAATAGTTAGTTTTTAATTACCAGCATGTGTGTTTCTATGGCATGGTGTTCAAATTGTTTCTGGTAGTTGGGGCGGCTGTTGTGGTGGCGGTGCTTGGTGCGGTTACATTGATGTGTAGTGGCTGCGTGAAGTCCGATGCCATCTTTGTTAAATATCAGGACATTGAAGTTAAAGTGCTCTTGTGGAGTGCTTCCCATCCATTGTAAGAGCAGTTGGTAGTCCTCTTCAATGTCATTTTCAACACAAAAGGTGGTCCAACCTGACCCCATGAAACCGACAGCTAATCCTTTTTCATTTCCGGGAGGGAAAGCATAACACACATCGACCTTGCAACTTTGCGTAGGGCCGTGTACTTTAGCAAACAAGTTGTCGATTTTTAAACGCCTCTCGGATAGCAGCCACAGCAAACCATGCGGTAAATCCTATAGATCTCACATTTCAGAAATGTGAGATTAGATTTTATTCAAAACAGAGAATATAAATTATAAGTTTCTCTTTCAGAAAATAGAGACAATAGTATATAAAACAAGGTGGCAAAGTTCTACCTGATGATGGTATGTTTCTGCTTTAGCTTGTACCAAACAGCCATGAATGTAATCTCTTCCTGAGGAATGCTTTCTGATTTCCAAACCGTCAGTGTTTAAAAGAAGTATCTCAAATTTAAGTTCTTTCAATCTTTTGAAACATAGTTTGTCTATGTTCTTATGTTTTATAGACTGAAAAAACCTCATCCATTCGGGCCCATGTAGTGTTTTTCTTCTTCGACCCAAGCTTTCGACTGCAACCTTGTATTTCATTCCCGTATAATCAACAAGTTTGAATATTTCACAGTTTTTGGGAAGCTGGTTGCTCAATATTTTTGGGAGTTCCTATATATACAATATTTTTTATGTAAAACACATATGTTAGGATAAAAGTCAAATACTTAAAAGTGATGAAATCAGATTTGGGTCAGGATGTATCTTACCAGTCGGTCTTGCAGGTCGTTGTAATCAGCTACTTTGATTAGTATTGTAAACTCCATCTGAatgttttcaaaaaataaaaatctcATACTTATAATAGTCGAAATCAGATTTGGGTCAGGTTGTTAAGGATGAGTTTGGGTAAAGATGagattagaattttttttttagaaatgagCATCACACATCAGCCCGATTGAATAAAGTTCTTGAACAAAATTCAAATCATGAACTAATGACAACTAATGTTCGAATCACAAGCCCTCAAAACTATTTGAAAAGTTTCGGTTTTTTCAGTTGTTTTAATCATTAGTTCAAATTCTAATCTAAAAATAGTAAAACAATAACATCTCTGGTTGCAAGGTTAGAATGAGTCAGGTGGGTTTTGGGTCAAAGTGATATgttatttcattttcttatttttattttatccaTCTAGACTTATGTGTTTGAGCCAACATTGCCAGGACCAGTCCTAAATATATTTTTGTAAAAACCGAAAACTTTAAAACTTATAAAAACAATCGAAATTCATTTGAACATATATAGGTGATAACTGGCAGCACCAGCcctaaatatatttttggaaaaaccGAAAACTTTAAAACTTATAAAAACAATCGAAATGCAGTTGAACATATAGGTGATAACTGCCAACCGGTTTTGGTAACTGTCAAGCGGTTATGGGAAGTATGTATTTCTGatttaaaacaaaaacaatataaacCAAAACAGTTTTGAGGTAATacttgaaattaaatgaaatcaAGATATCAAAGTGAACATGGTAAAACCTAACTGTAAAATAtagaagaaaataaaaaaaaaatacttgattaGGCTTGAAAGTTCTAATCGGCAAGAAGAGTGTAGAAGAAGGTGAATAGTATCACCGTAAATGAGAGAGAGCAATGAGTAGAAATGAgtagatatgtattttttttatatttattaggGTTTTAAATTTCTTTATTGGGGTATCTGAACTGATTTGAtgtttaatataatattaatataataGATTTTGTTATTTAATAGTAAATTTATATGgtttgattaaaattattaataaagtAATAGATAAAGTTTTGTTAAACAAATAGTTTTTAATAGATTTATATGTAAACTAATTAATAAAGTAATAGATAAAATTTTGTTAAACAAATAGTTTTTAATAGTTTTATAGGTAACATATGTTTACAATATTTATTGtattatattttaaataataaaggtAGAATAAGTAACTAAAAAACTAAGCTTTCTAAATATGTTTATAATTTTGATTCTAttctattttaaataataaaggtATACTAACTAATAGAAAAAAACTAATCTTTCTAAATATTAACATATAGTAGGTctgattattataattaatccGTAAAGGTACAATAACTAACAAAAACTTACCAATGATTCGATTAAATAAAAGCCAAATTGACTGTCCGCTTCGGAATCAAATATTCCTTGGTTTTTAAATGAATCCTTTAACGTATTGTTAAGAAAAATTTGTCCTTTATACTGAATAGATCTTATCTCATGGAGTTGAAACTGTTGCATCATCTTGATCGGTCATTGAAAATTTGGGAGCATCCTTTGCTTCCTTCTTATCTGTAATGTCAATAAGATTGAAGTCAAAATAAGATGTCTAAGTTATAAGTATTGGGTGATGAAATATGTAAAATAGTTTTTGTGATTACCTTACAGATATGAATGCATTCTTCATTTGATTCAGCTTATAATTCCAGTTAGTTCCCATCTCCATGCAAATATTAGTGTGATGAATTCATGATACAACAGTTAGcaagaaaaaaatattaaaatattatgtcCTAAATCTAATGATCAAAACTGTGAAAAAGAATAAAAACTGTATATGCAGCAAGTTGTAAAAGTTTGTAAATTGAACCCATTTTTTGAACTATTATGTTTTATATAAAGTTTAGCATcattttttactttatgtttgcaAAAAAAATGTATTTATACTGAAATAGAACACCTTAATTATATATGTTGTTTCCCTCCAAGTAATTTGAAAGCCAAAAACTTCCTAAACCGTCGTATGTTTAGTTAAATGAATTAGTGGGCATTGATGTAGTGGCCACGTGTCAAGTTTTTGTGGTGTGTACATGTGTTTTGACAGTATAAGAAGATACTTCCTCCTAAAATCTTATATGTCTAAATCAGCAAGGAACAGAATGGTCAAAATCGTTCTGAAAAAAATACATAATTCCAAGGTATTTTATGTAGTGAACTCATGTTTTAGTGTGTTGTGTGATGGTAACAATTACTTTTTAATTGTTGGCTTGTGTTAACTGGAAGATGGAACCGGTGTACAAGGCTGAGTTGTATGAGCCCAAACTAATTTCGATGCAGTTTATGACTGAGAAAAAAATCCAGGTATTAATCTAGCTTTTTTGTATGTATATTATCTCTTCTTAGTTAACATGCTGCATTGTATTTGAGTATGCATGCAAACATGTATATTGATAAATTACTTGTCTTTAATGCATGTAAGGTCAAAGCAACTTACAGGGCTGAAGAAGATGATAAAAAGGTCTATGTATCAGACAATGTGATGGAGCAGTTAATCACCAAAGATCTAAAGGATCCAAATCTAGACCTAGAGCTAGAGCAGGAATTTAGTGATGAGGTATTTTGTTGGTGTGTTCATACATGTGGtcatataatatattaaacgtcTTTATTATAGATGCACCGTTGGGTAAAAGGATGAACAAACAAAAGGTCGTTATCCCTTGGAGAAGAGAACAAGACAGAAGTAATAGATGTGGATAGTTCTGAAGAAGATAGTGGGGAAGAGCATGAGCTTAGTGACACAGCGGATTCCATTGCCTCTTTTAAGAGAAAAAATAAGATTCGTAGGGTATCAATTCAAAGCCGAAACCGAGTAGTTCGTGTATATCCTAACTTGTCTTAAGAATGTTTGTGCTAATTATGTTAGTGTGATGACTGAGTTGTTTATGTTTTAAAGTTTGTTATCCTAAGGGtcttatctatttttttttttttttgtaatttgatGTGAACTATAACTCTTAAAAAATTGTTTAGGTATTATATGCTTCATTAACAAAACACGTTCTCTTTTTTAAATACATTTATATTATTACAGAAGAAATATATTTTTACACTTTAAAAGGAATTGCAACATAATAACCTTTCAAATATTTACAAGTAACAAATGTATGACTACTAAAAGTCAAGTACAAACGTTTTTTCAAATAATCATGTAAAAGGTATGAATTTAAAAGTAAAGAAGTATATATAAATCAAACTAATATTTGATAAATTGAGTACATGTGAATATTATTTTAGTTGTGCCAATATAATTACTAACATTCATACTGGTTGGTACATTTAATATTTAGATTTATATAAAAAGTTGGTAGTCTAATTTAGTTAAAAACCCAAACTTATAAAATTAACATCTATCCTTAAGTTTTATAACTTACAGTTATTTTAAAATTGTTAGTTATAAAACTTCAATCTCCACTCACCCACTCTTCCACAAATTTCTCACAAATAACTTCCCATAATCCCACATTCCTATTTTTTAGATAGTAACTTCCGTTTACAATATTATAAATAATTTAATCAGTATTCTTTTTGTTATTCAGAAtggataaaaaaattaaaatcgtGCTACAAAACGGGGCAAAACCCAACAGTGTTTTAAGTTGTCCCCTTTGCAAGAAGGTGTGTCATAGTGTGCAACAGTACTATGCGCATATTGCGTCCAAAGAGCATATTAAAAAGGTAAAATCTTTCGGGTTTTGTTGTTTTTgctaaataaatatattttggtaggtttttaaatataattttacatTTGTCAGAATGCTGGAGTTGTTACCACTCATGGATTCAAATGTGAGCTTTGTGATGTAACTTGCACGAGTGCTGAAAATCTGAGTACTCATGTTAAAGGTAAGAAACATTTGAGAATTGTGCGTGCTGCGGAGGACATGGCAAAAAAAGATGAGGGGGTGGAGATGGAGAAAGAGGAGGCAGTCGAAAAAACTGATGGAGTTATaggggaagaagaaaatgatgatAGTTAAGAGAACTGTGTGGTTTATAGTGAAGGAGGTGTTGTGAATGGTAAAACATGTTTAGTATGTGCAGCTTATTGTGGGCCTAAGGTTGTCTCATGTTGCAAGTCATGTTACAATAACTTCTTGACTTCATTTAGAGTTTAGGTTTACCTTTAGTAATTTGTGTTTCAAGTATGTTTATcatttattttaagttatttatgCTTTTGAATTATTTTTGTTTCGTTGTTATCTTTGAAGTTAATGTTGTTTTTGAACAATTGGTTATATGCTATAAGTTAAAATCATACTCACAAATAATACCACCAAAAGAATCAAAACAAACACTCAACAAGCTATCACGAGACAGAGGGTCAGATCAGTGGTTCATCACTCAAGGTGCCACCGCAAACCATGCCAAGGAAGCCACCTACATCTGACAATGCAAATAACTAGACATTAAGAACAAACCAAACAACAAACACGGATAATGCATTACATAGATTCAAACAAATGTCACAGTTAATGCAACAGGTGATGGCCCACCCTGTGTCCCAGCAACCACCGACCCGACTAGTCCGGCAACAAGTATGCCTAATGCAAGGAAAGGAAAAAAGTTTAAGAAAGAAATAATAGCACCTGATGGCATGAAGTGCAAGCAAGTCAGTTCTGTAGAGTTCACTTAGGGCTGCAGGATACTAAAAGTAGATTAGTAAAAGAATATATAATGTTAAGCATAATAATAATATGGTTTTCTAAAAGTAAGgatatacaaatacaattcttatATGTGTATATAAACAAGAAATTTATGGTTGATAAGATTTTTTAAGAGTTTTTTAAAAGATGTCTTTATTAGTGTAAAATATAACTTCTATCAATAGTTTAAGCTTTTGTTAGAAAGTTTAAAAAAGATCAGTTTcggttataaaaaaaattcaaataaaaaaaatagctGGGATATAAAACTTATAGGTTTAGTAACCGATTATGCAGTTATTGTAAAGAGGTTACTAAGTCAGCCCACTTTCCCACTATCCCGTGATTTATTAACTGTCTAAATATAGATTAACTTCCCTGAGAAAAATTCAGATATTAGCTCTATATAATGTAGTTCTATGATTTTTGATATGTCGCCTTCTTTCTTTCAGTTTTGTTTATCTTAAAAAGCATCATATTGAGTACCTTTGCAGAACCAGTTGGAGAAATAAAGTATGGTTTCTTAATCTCTTTAGATTAGCTTTTATTACAAataggtttgtttgtgtttttgtttttatagtTTAAACAATGCAATTAAAAGCATTTAGGTTTGTGATATGTGTGTTAATATATGTAGACCATTTTTTCATCAAATGTGTAGAATCTAACAATCTCAGATCATAACTAACTACTGTAAAATGTTATATAGAAAACACATACTATAACAGTTGTGAACAACAAGAATTGTGTAAATTACATCCTTAAATTCAAACAATTTTGTATTAAAACAAACAAATAGGCATTGTAAGGAGTTTGAATAAGTGGTTAGAGTCACTTACAGTGCCATAATATATGATTAATACCATGGGTTGCAAGATGCAGAATAGGTCTGTAAGATGATTCAGTCTCTTAAGGATAAGTCTAGCTTCTGTCCCTCATTTGAACGTTCCTGTTAGCCCATTAAGACA
Above is a window of Helianthus annuus cultivar XRQ/B chromosome 14, HanXRQr2.0-SUNRISE, whole genome shotgun sequence DNA encoding:
- the LOC110905804 gene encoding uncharacterized protein LOC110905804 codes for the protein MEFTILIKVADYNDLQDRLELPKILSNQLPKNCEIFKLVDYTGMKYKVAVESLGRRRKTLHGPEWMRKHSSGRDYIHGCLVQAKAETYHHQDLPHGLLWLLSERRLKIDNLFAKVHGPTQSCKVDVCYAFPPGNEKGLAVGFMGSGWTTFCVENDIEEDYQLLLQWMGSTPQEHFNFNVLIFNKDGIGLHAATTHQCNRTKHRHHNSRPNYQKQFEHHAIETHMLTIPKNFVRDHQINSYCNAMLSFGHVKFLVPLRVRTDPRRVDDENHVIMYADWQHILDEAGMTKDKVIRFELVGEKSVAGDKVYFEVC
- the LOC110907229 gene encoding uncharacterized protein LOC110907229, which encodes MEPVYKAELYEPKLISMQFMTEKKIQVKATYRAEEDDKKVYVSDNVMEQLITKDLKDPNLDLELEQEFSDENAGVVTTHGFKCELCDVTCTSAENLSTHVKGKKHLRIVRAAEDMAKKDEGVEMEKEEAVEKTDGVIGEEENDDS